One Periophthalmus magnuspinnatus isolate fPerMag1 chromosome 8, fPerMag1.2.pri, whole genome shotgun sequence genomic window carries:
- the cog1 gene encoding conserved oligomeric Golgi complex subunit 1 yields MAAEAVSLRGSDLKDPAVLFDRYSTEDIRLIERRVRGDIEHKKEELRQMVGERYRDLIDAADTIRDMRQSSQSVLQAVTDMGRYCSGLKHESGRGESTQRGSRPWQQHFFSTAAQIALLLDIPERVWSSLEAGQYLRATQLYLLSSHLHSQLQLQPSSRSCYSNSPVLSRFPILVRQVATTGQFRSSILVDSRSVLRGRAVSDQAIAEALVSCMLLEDSSPRQALSHFLLARKDSIQQLLTQPQHGAGIKAQVCSLVELLVTTLFQAYAVFYLPPDGSPKPPEGALSCGLLFSTIQSVTTPPAPGQTRSVLQDHSSTASWSKHLPPSTLQFQPTLKTLAQPIQSSHLRDALQQWIHTCQEDLSVGVTSLLVYVKSLKGLASIRDAVLELLSTDTITQHWDSVCESLLERPLLLWDHFLEQLCLNRLQAITKEETERISSSCVELLSSALSDLEGCGSSAPPRAQLEADVASFLWSESAGDLLSDAAWVSVAQRGQQQRSGLAMKTQALTPCVQSLCSSLDTQLRARLDDLQHYLPPQDSESSSGPSGVQRKDCPAEEALRQGSVACVRHILQHIRSQLSPRPDNLTPVLFLARLCQSMAELCPSLKQCILGKQTESQPTPKGTPRQGKLPRSSRPTEASPAQAQWAQVKEELLSCSMEAYRIWSNALSKVLLDRFGTALLSQSPGTVLSCATCWEDVEIQEETESGSSVTSTIRLPAQPSWFVQALLFGLCVEVNRVGGQAVPRATLQELLQTCVCQALDQYTRHKDSVHPVTQNRALQLLFDLRYLSCTLGGKAEEGGAAQSHHEHRVQEACDWLESFIDPFDLDVFTPHMNANLSRLSQRTSVLLGLLTGLEKQYSSRSLVHSQEVSNILPLANSNIRFGLLPLSSSSSRKSKSSGRTSETSRPRVSPASTAASEDPYRPGSLFKQLAQQEDDAAASSLFRLGWLSGMTK; encoded by the exons ATGGCGGCAGAGGCCGTGTCCCTCCGCGGCTCTGACCTGAAGGATCCCGCGGTGCTGTTTGACCGGTACAGCACCGAGGACATCCGCCTGATCGAGAGGAGAGTCCGAGGAGACATCGAGCACAAGAAAGAAGAGCTGAGACAGATGGtgggagagagatacagagacctGATCGACGCCGCAGACACCATCAGAGACATGAGACAAAGCTCCCAGAGTGTCCTCCAGGCTGTGACCGACATGGGACGATACTGCAGCGGCCTGAAGCACGAGTCAGGCCGGGGAGAGAGCACCCAGAGG GGGTCCCGGCCGTGGCAGCAGCATTTCTTCAGCACGGCGGCTCAGATCGCTCTGCTTCTGGACATCCCAGAGAGAGTGTGGAGCTCTCTGGAGGCCGGACAGTATCTCAGGGCCACTCAGCTCTACCTCCTGAGCTCTCATCTGCACAGCCAGCTGCAGCTCCAGCCCTCATCCCGCAGCTGCTACAGCAACAGCCCCGTGCTCAGCCGCTTCCCCATCCTGGTCAGACAGGTGGCCACCACGGGACAGTTCAG GTCCAGTATTCTAGTTGACAGCCGCTCGGTGCTGCGGGGCCGGGCCGTGTCGGACCAGGCCATCGCAGAGGCTCTGGTGTCCTGCATGCTCCTGGAGGACAGCTCCCCACGCCAGGCTCTGTCACACTTCCTGTTGGCCCGAAAGGACTCCATCCAACAGCTGCTTACCCAGCCTCAGCACG GCGCAGGGATCAAGGCCCAGGTGTGCAGCCTGGTGGAGCTGCTGGTCACCACCCTGTTCCAGGCCTACGCCGTCTTTTACCTGCCCCCAGACGGAAGCCCTAAGCCCCCCGAGGGAGCCTTGAGCTGTGGCCTCCTGTTCTCCACCATCCAGAGTGTCACCACCCCTCCAGCCCCAG gacAGACCCGGAGCGTCCTCCAGGACCACAGCAGCACGGCCAGCTGGTCCAAACACCTGCCCCCCTCCACCCTCCAGTTTCAGCCCACGCTCAAGACGCTGGCCCAGCCCATCCAGAGCAGTCACCTCCGGGACGCGCTGCAGCAGTGGATCCACAC CTGTCAGGAGGACCTGTCTGTGGGAGTGACGTCTCTGTTGGTGTATGTGAAGAGCCTGAAGGGTTTGGCTTCGATCAGAGACGCCGTCCTGGAGCTGCTGTCCACAGACACCATCACCCAGCACTGggacagtgtgtgtgagagtctgctggagcgccccctgctgctgtGGGACCACTTCCTGGAGCAGCTCTGCCTTAACCGACTTCAG GCCATCACCAAAGAAGAGACTGAGCGTATCTCCAGCAGCTGTGTGGAGctgctcagctctgctctgtctgatctgGAGGGCTGCGGCTCCTCGGCGCCCCCTAGAGCTCAGCTAGAGGCAGACGTGGCGTCGTTCCTGTGGTCTGAGAGTGCGGGGGATCTCCTGAGCGACGCCGCCTGGGTGAGCGTGGCTCAGAGGGGGCAGCAGCAGCGCAGCGGCCTGGCCATGAAGACCCAGGCCCTCACcccctgtgtccagagcctctGCTCCAGCCTGGACACACAGCTGAGGGCCCGACTGGACGACCTGCAGCACTACCTGCCTCCTCAGGACTCTG AGTCCAGCTCCGGGCCGTCTGGAGTCCAGAGGAAGGACTGTCCCGCTGAAGAGGCTCTGAGACAGGGCAGTGTGGCCTGTGTGCGTCACATCCTGCAGCACATCCGCTCTCAGCTGTCGCCCCGTCCCGACAACCTCACGCCGGTGTTGTTCTTGGCTCGTCTTTGTCAGTCCATGGCCGAGCTGTGTCCCTCTCTAAAgcagtgcattctgggtaaaCAGACAGAGTCGCAGCCCACCCCCAAAGGCACGCCTCGACAGGGAAAACTGCCCCGAAGCAGCAGGCCCACAGAGGCCAGTCCCGCGCAGGCTCAGTGGGCTCAGGTCAAAGAGGAGCTGCTCTCCTGCAGCATGGAGGCGTATCGCATCTGGAGCAACGCACTCTCCAAG GTGCTGTTGGACCGGTTTGGCACAGCTCTTCTGTCTCAGTCTCCAGGGACGGTTCTGAGCTGCGCCACCTGCTGGGAGGACGTGGAAATCCAAGAGGAAACAGAGTCTGGGTCCAGCGTCACGTCCACCATCCGTCTGCCCGCCCAG CCGTCCTGGTTCGTTCAGGCCCTGTTGTTCggtctgtgtgtggaggtgaacAGGGTGGGGGGCCAGGCGGTGCCCCGAGCCACACTCCAGGAACTACTGCAAACATGTGTGTGTCAGGCCCTGGACCAGTACACACGGCacaag GACAGTGTTCATCCCGTGACTCAGAACAGAGCCTTACAGCTGCTGTTCGACCTGCGTTACCTCTCCTGTACACTAGGGGGCAAAGCAGAGGAGGGCGGGGCCGCGCAGTCTCATCATGAACACAG GGTGCAGGAGGCGTGTGATTGGCTGGAGAGCTTCATTGACCCCTTTGACCTGGATGTGTTTACTCCGCACATGAACGCCAACCTGAGCCGCCTGTCCCAGCGAACCTCG GTGCTGTTGGGGCTCCTCACGGGTCTGGAGAAGCAGTACTCGTCCCGGAGTTTGGTTCATTCTCAGGAGGTGTCAAACATTCTGCCTTTGGCCAACAGTAACATCAG GTTTGGTTTGCTGCCCCTGAGTTCGTCCAGTTCACGGAAGTCGAAGAGCTCGGGCCGGACCTCAGAGACGTCCCGCCCCCGG
- the LOC117374611 gene encoding calcium-binding mitochondrial carrier protein SCaMC-3-like, translating into MGEEEERSARIHLQENEEKGASSEEQRERRYEQLFKQLDLNQDGRVDITELRLGLDKRGVHRGKAEEIVLESDTNRDGQLDFQEFSEFLRSHEKRLWLMFKSLDRNSDGRIDAGEIQHALHKLGMNVTLEQATRILQSMDRDGTMTIDWSDWREHFLFNPLHNMEEILQHWKHSCMLDIGEALTVPDEFSERERRAGLVWRQLVAGAMAGAVSRTGTAPLDRLKVFLQVHGAASRGQNLWAGLRGMVQEGGVLSLWRGNGINVLKIAPESAIKFMAYEQIKCVLHGSKEGGPLRVQERFLAGSLAGATAQTIIYPMEVLKTRLTLRRTGQYSGLLDCARHILRTEGVGAFYRGYLPNTLGIIPYAGIDLAVYETLKNAWLQRYSVNTADPGVLVLLACGTVSSTCGQLASYPLSLVRTRMQAQAVSEDKHKLTMVGQFRHIVSHEGVPGLYRGLTPNFLKVIPAVSISYVVYEHAKKVLGAAS; encoded by the exons ATGGGCGAAGAGGAGGAGCGCTCAGCCCGGATTCACCTCCAAGAAAACGAGGAAAAAGGAGCCtcctcagaggagcagagggagcgcaGATATGAACAGCTCTTTAAACAACTGGACCTGAACCAGGACGGACGAGTGGACATCACCGAACTGCGCCTGGGCCTGGACAAGAGAGGAGTGCACCGGGGCAAGGCTGAGGAG ATCGTTCTTGAGAGCGACACAAATCGCGATGGGCAGCTGGACTTTCAGGAGTTTTCTGAATTCTTACGAAGTCACGAGAAAAGACTGTGGCTCATGTTCAAGAGTCTGGACCGAAACAGCGACG GTCGCATTGATGCTGGTGAGATACAACATGCTCTACACAAACTGGGCATGAACGTGACACTGGAGCAGGCGACACGCATCCTCCAGAg TATGGACCGGGACGGCACCATGACCATCGACTGGAGCGACTGgagggagcacttcctgttcaaCCCCCTGCACAACATGGAGGAAATCCTGCAGCACTGGAAACACTCGTGT ATGTTGGACATCGGTGAAGCTCTGACCGTCCCAGATGAATTCTCTGAGAGAGAGCGGCGCGCCGGGCTCGTCTGGAGGCAGCTCGTGGCAGGAGCCATGGCCGGAGCCGTGTCCAGGACCGGGACGGCTCCTCTGGACCGGCTCAAGGTCTTCCTCCAG gtgcacgGAGCTGCGTCCAGGGGTCAGAACCTGTGGGCGGGGCTACGGGGCATGGTCCAGGAGGGCGGAGTCTTGTCGCTGTGGAGAGGAAACGGCATCAATGTCCTGAAGATCGCCCCAGAGTCAGCTATAAAGTTTATGGCATATGAGCAg ATTAAATGTGTACTTCATGGCAGTAAAGAGGGCGGGCCCCTGAGGGTCCAGGAGAGGTTCCTCGCTGGATCTTTGGCCGGAGCCACTGCTCAGACCATCATCTACCCCATGGAG GTGTTGAAGACCCGTCTGACCCTGCGCAGGACGGGGCAGTACTCGGGGCTGCTGGACTGTGCCCGACACATCCTGAGGACAGAGGGGGTGGGGGCGTTCTACAGGGGCTACCTGCCCAACACTCTGGGCATCATCCCCTACGCGGGCATCGACCTGGCAGTGTACGAG ACCCTGAAGAACGCGTGGCTGCAGAGGTACAGCGTGAACACCGCAGACCCGGGCGTCCTCGTGCTCTTGGCCTGTGGGACCGTGTCCAGTACGTGTGGTCAGCTGGCGTCCTACCCCCTGTCCCTGGTCCGCACGCGCATGCAGGCTCAAG CGGTCAGTGAGGACAAGCACAAGCTGACCATGGTGGGACAGTTCCGACACATCGTCTCTCATGAGGGCGTCCCGGGGCTGTACCGAGGCCTGACCCCAAACTTCCTGAAGGTCATCCCGGCGGTCAGCATCTCCTACGTGGTGTACGAGCACGCCAAGAAGGTCCTGGGAGCGGCGTCCTAG